The proteins below come from a single Juglans regia cultivar Chandler chromosome 12, Walnut 2.0, whole genome shotgun sequence genomic window:
- the LOC108997577 gene encoding probable inactive serine/threonine-protein kinase fnkC isoform X2 translates to MTMQHACRRTKSVQKENMELDKACHSLPADIDTNGVVRSSRDLPPAHYTFQIKNFSVLFEAEVKNCESGVFEVGGYNWKLVLKTNGKKNSKSHISLYLAIENQNTLSLGWEANVNFRFFVFDQIRNKYLCIQDGRVRRFHNLKTEWGFAQLLSHDTLNDPSNGYIVDDSCILGAEVFVIKGSGRGVCLSMIKQPQTNYFTWRVDNFVVRKNDYYLSDVFIVEGLKWKLGLVYPRGNKATSSDHGFSLSFYLLMADDLEIITPNRKLYAKFKLRIRDQVNSNHLERTIEHWFSKSNVGFGAPTFSLLRDLKDPSNGYLVDDALLVECKIDVISEVKDFSG, encoded by the exons atgaccatgcagcatgcatgcagGAGAACAAAAAGTGTTCAAAAGGAAAACATGGAATTAGATAAAGCATGCCATTCTCTGCCTGCTGACATCGATACAAATg GAGTTGTAAGATCAAGTAGAGATCTTCCGCCAGCTCATTACACATTTCAAATCAAGAATTTCTCGGTGCTGTTTGAGGCAGAGGTTAAGAACTGTGAATCGGGCGTGTTTGAAGTTGGTGGCTACAATTG GAAATTGGTACTCAAAACAAATGGGAAGAAGAATAGTAAAAGTCACATCTCCTTATATTTGGCAATAGAAAATCAAAACACTCTTTCGCTTGGATGGGAGGCTAACGTAAACTTCAGATTCTTTGTGTTTGATCAAATACGAAACAAGTACCTGTGTATTCAAG ATGGGCGTGTAAGACGCTTTCATAACTTAAAGACTGAATGGGGTTTCGCTCAATTACTTTCGCACGACACCCTCAACGATCCTTCAAATGGTTATATTGTTGATGATTCTTGCATTCTTGGGGCTGAAGTTTTTGTCATCAAAGGTAGTGGCAGGGGAGTGTGCTTGTCGATGATAAAACAACCTCAAACCAATTATTTCACTTGGAGGGTTGACAACTTTGTCGTGCGGAAAAACGACTATTATTTATCTGATGTCTTCATTGTTGAAGGGCTTAAATG gaaGTTGGGGCTGGTCTATCCAAGGGGAAACAAGGCAACGTCCTCAGATCACGGCTTCAGCTTGTCTTTCTATCTCCTAATGGCCGATGATTTAGAAATCATTACTCCTAACCGAAAATTGTACGCAAAATTCAAGCTGCGAATAAGGGACCAAGTCAATAGCAATCACCTTGAAAGAACAA TTGAGCATTGGTTCTCTAAAAGTAACGTTGGCTTTGGTGCCCCGACCTTTTCGCTTCTGAGAGATCTCAAGGATCCATCAAATGGCTACTTAGTGGATGATGCTTTGTTGGTTGAATGCAAAATTGATGTCATATCTGAAGTGAAGGATTTCTCCGGATGA
- the LOC118343967 gene encoding uncharacterized protein LOC118343967, with protein sequence MDSPQQNTHYMDTAWTAAELAERGREYSSRAMSTDSSSSSNTSPEQNMQNQNPSNPESNPHHPASPYFIQPGEGASSLLVPELLTTENYVTWARTMRRALNIKNKLGFIDGKITKPTNASDPFFTAWERCNDMIISWIQHSVSIEHRPTIAHADNAATVWHDLCERFSIQNAPRIFQLRKAVSALIQDDDSVSIYYNKLKGYWDELEIYEPMPLCTCGSVKILADHHYRSKVMQFLMGIHDSYDNKSAILQPLFTAHNNRN encoded by the exons ATGGATTCTCCACAACAGAATACGCACTACATGGATACTGCATGGACAGCTGCAGAGTTGGCAGAACGTGGACGTGAATATTCTTCT agagccATGAGCACTGATTCTTCCTCATCTTCCAATACTTCACCAGAGCAAAACatgcaaaaccaaaacccttCAAACCCTGAATCCAACCCTCATCATCCTGCAAGTCCTTATTTCATCCAACCTGGTGAAGGAGCTTCTTCTCTGTTAGTTCCCGAGCTGTTGACAACAGAAAACTATGTCACCTGGGCACGGACCATGCGTCGAGCTCTCAATATCAAAAACAAACTCGGTTTCATCGATGGTAAAATCACTAAACCCACCAATGCATCTGATCCTTTTTTTACGGCATGGGAAAGATGTAATGATATGATAATTTCTTGGATTCAACACTCTGTAAGTATCGAGCACAGACCAACTATTGCACATGCTGACAATGCTGCTACCGTATGGCATGACCTTTGTGAACgattttccattcaaaatgcACCACGCATTTTTCAGCTTCGGAAAGCAGTTTCTGCTTTGATCCAAGATGATGATTCTGTGAGTATTTATTACAATAAACTCAAAGGATATTGGGATGAACTAGAAATATATGAACCAATGCCTCTATGTACATGTGGTTCTGTCAAGATCTTGGCAGATCACCACTACCGGAGTAAGGTTATGCAATTCTTAATGGGGATTCATGACTCTTATGATAACAAGTCAGCAATACTCCAGCCATTATTTACAGCTCATAACAATCGTAACTAA
- the LOC108997577 gene encoding probable inactive serine/threonine-protein kinase fnkC isoform X1, translating into MTMQHACRRTKSVQKENMELDKACHSLPADIDTNGVVRSSRDLPPAHYTFQIKNFSVLFEAEVKNCESGVFEVGGYNWKLVLKTNGKKNSKSHISLYLAIENQNTLSLGWEANVNFRFFVFDQIRNKYLCIQDADGRVRRFHNLKTEWGFAQLLSHDTLNDPSNGYIVDDSCILGAEVFVIKGSGRGVCLSMIKQPQTNYFTWRVDNFVVRKNDYYLSDVFIVEGLKWKLGLVYPRGNKATSSDHGFSLSFYLLMADDLEIITPNRKLYAKFKLRIRDQVNSNHLERTIEHWFSKSNVGFGAPTFSLLRDLKDPSNGYLVDDALLVECKIDVISEVKDFSG; encoded by the exons atgaccatgcagcatgcatgcagGAGAACAAAAAGTGTTCAAAAGGAAAACATGGAATTAGATAAAGCATGCCATTCTCTGCCTGCTGACATCGATACAAATg GAGTTGTAAGATCAAGTAGAGATCTTCCGCCAGCTCATTACACATTTCAAATCAAGAATTTCTCGGTGCTGTTTGAGGCAGAGGTTAAGAACTGTGAATCGGGCGTGTTTGAAGTTGGTGGCTACAATTG GAAATTGGTACTCAAAACAAATGGGAAGAAGAATAGTAAAAGTCACATCTCCTTATATTTGGCAATAGAAAATCAAAACACTCTTTCGCTTGGATGGGAGGCTAACGTAAACTTCAGATTCTTTGTGTTTGATCAAATACGAAACAAGTACCTGTGTATTCAAG ATGCAGATGGGCGTGTAAGACGCTTTCATAACTTAAAGACTGAATGGGGTTTCGCTCAATTACTTTCGCACGACACCCTCAACGATCCTTCAAATGGTTATATTGTTGATGATTCTTGCATTCTTGGGGCTGAAGTTTTTGTCATCAAAGGTAGTGGCAGGGGAGTGTGCTTGTCGATGATAAAACAACCTCAAACCAATTATTTCACTTGGAGGGTTGACAACTTTGTCGTGCGGAAAAACGACTATTATTTATCTGATGTCTTCATTGTTGAAGGGCTTAAATG gaaGTTGGGGCTGGTCTATCCAAGGGGAAACAAGGCAACGTCCTCAGATCACGGCTTCAGCTTGTCTTTCTATCTCCTAATGGCCGATGATTTAGAAATCATTACTCCTAACCGAAAATTGTACGCAAAATTCAAGCTGCGAATAAGGGACCAAGTCAATAGCAATCACCTTGAAAGAACAA TTGAGCATTGGTTCTCTAAAAGTAACGTTGGCTTTGGTGCCCCGACCTTTTCGCTTCTGAGAGATCTCAAGGATCCATCAAATGGCTACTTAGTGGATGATGCTTTGTTGGTTGAATGCAAAATTGATGTCATATCTGAAGTGAAGGATTTCTCCGGATGA